In the Desulfomonilaceae bacterium genome, one interval contains:
- a CDS encoding aspartate aminotransferase family protein, translating to MIRPGNVFHRKIDGELPTAVKGDGAVILDENGRSFLDASGGAVVVNVGHGRREIADAVFEQLCEGYYFHPTMFTTRAVEALAERLAAHAPHGISRFYFMTTGSEAVETAIKFARQVHVNTGRPGRHKLISRWRSYHGLTLGALAATGRTSFRSPFSPMIEDAIHIPPPYCLRCPFGLTRSTCALQCAVALEEAILNQGPNTVSAFIGEPVSGASLAVYPPPQGYWPLVRKICDRYGVLLILDEVMTGMGRTGKWFASEHYDVIPDIVTLGKGISGGALPLSATGVREDLYAQVIEGGGFAHGGTFSHHPVCAAAGLAVMGIIERDELIEKAASSGQTLGSKLSSLLNDSPFVADVRGIGMMWGIEFVTNKETLEPFPRSRKVTERLWDRLFSDGIVVYKSVALAGADGDGLVIAPPFTINEKEMDTIVSALDRAVTGVLGR from the coding sequence ATGATTAGACCGGGTAACGTGTTTCACAGGAAGATTGACGGGGAATTACCCACGGCCGTCAAAGGCGATGGCGCTGTCATCCTGGACGAGAACGGTCGCAGCTTCCTGGACGCGAGCGGTGGGGCGGTGGTCGTAAATGTGGGGCACGGAAGACGCGAAATCGCTGACGCCGTATTTGAGCAACTCTGCGAGGGATACTATTTTCATCCCACCATGTTCACAACTCGGGCCGTAGAAGCGTTGGCTGAGCGACTCGCTGCGCACGCTCCCCACGGGATCTCTCGCTTCTATTTCATGACCACCGGTTCAGAAGCGGTTGAAACAGCGATCAAGTTTGCTCGCCAGGTTCATGTGAATACGGGGCGTCCGGGTCGCCACAAACTCATCTCCCGTTGGCGCTCTTACCACGGACTCACTCTGGGCGCTCTGGCGGCTACCGGACGGACCAGCTTTCGCTCCCCTTTTTCCCCAATGATTGAAGACGCAATTCACATACCCCCTCCGTATTGTCTCAGATGCCCATTTGGGCTGACCAGGTCGACATGTGCGCTACAATGTGCGGTCGCCCTGGAAGAGGCCATCTTGAACCAGGGGCCCAACACGGTCTCCGCCTTCATCGGAGAACCCGTAAGCGGCGCTTCCCTGGCTGTTTATCCCCCTCCACAAGGGTATTGGCCTCTCGTCCGGAAGATATGCGATAGGTACGGCGTGCTGCTCATCCTTGACGAAGTCATGACCGGGATGGGCAGGACAGGGAAGTGGTTTGCCTCGGAACACTACGATGTGATCCCCGATATCGTGACGTTGGGCAAAGGAATCAGTGGAGGCGCTCTGCCTCTATCCGCTACCGGCGTCCGGGAGGATCTCTACGCCCAGGTGATTGAAGGGGGAGGTTTCGCGCACGGCGGCACATTTTCTCATCATCCGGTCTGCGCAGCGGCGGGATTGGCTGTAATGGGAATAATCGAGCGGGACGAGTTGATTGAAAAGGCGGCGTCATCCGGACAAACGCTTGGCAGTAAGCTTTCGTCCTTGCTGAACGATTCACCCTTCGTGGCCGACGTCCGAGGTATCGGCATGATGTGGGGAATCGAGTTCGTAACTAACAAAGAGACCCTGGAGCCCTTCCCCAGATCTCGCAAAGTCACGGAGAGGCTTTGGGATCGGTTGTTTTCCGATGGAATCGTCGTTTACAAATCCGTGGCTTTGGCTGGCGCCGATGGGGATGGTTTGGTCATCGCACCGCCATTTACGATAAATGAGAAAGAGATGGACACGATCGTTTCGGCTCTCGATCGTGCCGTCACCGGTGTTTTAGGGCGATAA
- a CDS encoding 3-keto-5-aminohexanoate cleavage protein: MTEKLIITVAPTGSMPRKSHTPHVPITTDEIVTDALLCEEAGASVLHIHTRDEEQNPSDDPDRFAQVVSALTGRTRLILQISTGGRAGTSLESRLARLAAGGEMASLTTGSVNFPNSAYVNPPDLVEGLAAEMMRLSLKPEIEVFDTAMLHNGIALMERGLIPQPLHFNFVMGLKGAIPARVEHLVHLVRFLPPGSTWGVSGVGAGQLPMATHAILMGGHVRVGLEDNIYYSKGQLATNRMLVERIVEISRILGRDVATPDEARSILGLKPRTGDRA; the protein is encoded by the coding sequence ATGACCGAAAAGCTGATCATCACTGTGGCGCCTACGGGCTCGATGCCGAGGAAAAGCCACACACCGCATGTCCCGATTACTACTGATGAAATCGTTACCGATGCGCTCCTGTGTGAAGAAGCGGGCGCATCGGTTCTGCACATTCACACAAGAGACGAAGAACAAAACCCTTCGGACGATCCTGACCGCTTTGCGCAAGTGGTGAGCGCCCTCACAGGCCGCACCAGGCTGATTCTTCAAATATCCACCGGCGGAAGAGCGGGGACAAGTCTGGAGAGCAGGCTCGCTCGACTGGCGGCCGGCGGCGAAATGGCCTCTCTCACCACAGGCAGTGTCAACTTTCCCAATTCCGCTTACGTCAACCCTCCTGATCTGGTCGAAGGTCTTGCGGCTGAAATGATGCGCCTATCCTTGAAGCCTGAGATCGAAGTGTTCGACACGGCCATGCTTCATAACGGCATAGCGCTCATGGAGCGAGGGTTGATCCCCCAACCCTTGCATTTCAACTTTGTGATGGGACTGAAGGGGGCCATACCGGCTCGTGTGGAACACCTGGTACACCTGGTTCGGTTTCTTCCACCGGGATCCACCTGGGGCGTCAGCGGCGTAGGAGCCGGCCAGCTTCCCATGGCGACACACGCCATTTTGATGGGTGGGCATGTTCGAGTTGGTCTCGAAGACAACATTTACTACTCCAAAGGCCAGTTGGCTACGAATCGGATGCTGGTGGAACGTATTGTCGAGATCAGCCGGATATTGGGTCGCGACGTGGCCACGCCGGACGAAGCTCGAAGCATACTCGGCCTCAAACCGAGGACCGGAGACAGGGCATGA
- a CDS encoding branched-chain amino acid ABC transporter permease: MQAAAKDFSKPLGGESAGWLVILAGFSCLPFVLGPYWLNSAIVGLFYVMMASSWNLLAGFTGQVSFAHAAFAGIGCYTSGILSAKLGLHPLFGLLLGVAAAALLSLCLGALCIRMGGIYLSLTTLAFSEIVRIIIQNEYDVTRGTMGLVVPFIVGPYSKTTAFYIMLVAAVGVVWLVSWIINSDMGLRFRAVLNDETAAQSLGVNVTRVRLNAFVISGAMAGLAGSLYGHYLMLITPHIPSLDMMFHVLAMAVIGGLGTMAGPVVGAFLLEVLSEFVREFSDKYHVLVFACVALVFARFAPQGLVGLSVNWWKKVTGGKRST; this comes from the coding sequence ATGCAGGCTGCGGCAAAAGATTTCAGTAAACCCCTCGGAGGCGAATCAGCCGGGTGGCTGGTCATTCTTGCCGGGTTCTCGTGCCTGCCTTTCGTGCTGGGACCATACTGGCTGAACAGCGCTATTGTGGGGCTCTTCTACGTCATGATGGCGAGTTCCTGGAACCTGCTTGCCGGTTTTACCGGGCAAGTCTCTTTTGCGCATGCGGCGTTCGCCGGAATCGGTTGTTACACTAGCGGGATACTTTCGGCCAAGCTGGGGCTGCATCCGCTGTTCGGGCTTTTGTTGGGCGTAGCGGCCGCCGCTCTCCTGTCACTGTGTCTGGGCGCATTGTGCATCAGGATGGGGGGAATCTATCTCTCGCTTACCACGCTGGCTTTTTCCGAGATCGTTCGCATAATAATCCAGAACGAATACGATGTCACTCGCGGCACGATGGGATTGGTGGTGCCGTTTATCGTCGGGCCCTATTCCAAGACAACGGCCTTCTATATCATGCTCGTTGCGGCGGTGGGAGTTGTCTGGCTGGTGAGCTGGATAATCAATTCAGACATGGGGCTTCGGTTTCGGGCGGTGCTCAACGACGAAACAGCGGCTCAATCTCTGGGAGTCAATGTAACGAGGGTTCGGCTCAACGCCTTCGTCATCAGTGGCGCTATGGCGGGACTGGCCGGGTCGCTGTACGGGCATTACCTCATGCTTATTACTCCCCATATACCCTCTCTGGACATGATGTTCCACGTGCTCGCGATGGCGGTAATCGGAGGGTTGGGCACGATGGCGGGTCCTGTCGTGGGCGCCTTTCTCCTGGAGGTCCTCAGCGAGTTTGTGCGGGAATTCAGCGACAAGTATCACGTGCTGGTATTTGCCTGCGTAGCCCTGGTTTTCGCACGCTTCGCGCCTCAAGGACTTGTGGGTTTGTCCGTGAATTGGTGGAAGAAAGTCACCGGAGGGAAACGATCCACATGA
- a CDS encoding IclR family transcriptional regulator gives MGIRNMAVDDENSRYFLKSLAKGLDVLQTLAESPNPMALAELSRSVRSNNATVTRICGTLAKLGFVRRDQQRRFHLTPKLLSLGYASMSGLGWRQVAQHYLEELAEKTGETVNLSVLQDRELMYLVRINNTGRILPFDLQLGSRLPVHCTSMGKSLLSFATEEELGRILKDYDFAPLTNHTITSEEDFRRELRAAREKGYSLNDEELSYGLRSVSAPIKDLSGGAIAAINIAVPTKRVSLEDLENRLAPLAVETAEKIQKALGSMEKA, from the coding sequence ATGGGAATTCGAAATATGGCCGTCGATGATGAGAACTCCCGATATTTCCTCAAGTCTCTCGCAAAAGGACTCGACGTTTTGCAGACTTTGGCCGAATCCCCTAATCCCATGGCCTTGGCAGAACTGTCTCGAAGCGTCCGCAGCAACAACGCGACAGTCACTCGCATTTGCGGCACCCTTGCCAAGCTGGGTTTTGTTCGCAGAGATCAGCAACGCCGTTTTCATCTGACTCCTAAACTTCTTTCGCTCGGTTACGCCTCCATGAGCGGCCTCGGTTGGCGGCAAGTCGCGCAACACTATCTTGAGGAGTTGGCTGAAAAGACTGGAGAAACCGTGAACTTGTCCGTTTTGCAGGACAGGGAACTCATGTATCTTGTGCGCATCAACAACACCGGCCGCATTCTGCCCTTTGACCTGCAACTTGGCTCCAGGCTTCCTGTGCACTGCACGTCCATGGGGAAGTCTCTCCTGTCCTTCGCCACCGAGGAAGAACTTGGACGCATCCTCAAGGATTACGATTTCGCCCCTCTGACGAACCACACCATCACCAGTGAAGAGGATTTTCGGCGCGAACTCCGCGCGGCGCGGGAGAAGGGCTATTCGCTGAACGATGAAGAGCTTTCCTACGGGCTAAGGAGCGTGTCGGCTCCGATTAAGGATTTGTCTGGTGGGGCGATCGCGGCGATCAATATAGCGGTTCCTACTAAACGGGTTAGCCTTGAGGATCTGGAAAACCGGCTGGCGCCATTGGCGGTAGAAACTGCCGAAAAGATTCAGAAGGCTCTGGGTTCGATGGAAAAGGCATGA
- a CDS encoding ABC transporter substrate-binding protein, translating to MGGATAPWNLGRSHERRRGMSNYLKLMAILVALATAALGLAGSAMAEETIKIGVVGPRTGTAAATGAAFDEGIALALDKINGSGGVLGKKVEVVFEDTAGDPAKAASGIEKLITKDNVVMVLGESHSSAALAEIEVANRNKTPFIIAEAWHDDITKKNYPYVFRAGPCNSGVVNDAIMGFVKHYGFKRVAIFAENTDWGKGIKDLAETGLKAAGVEFTTIDTDTKSQDHYTELNKVKKFKPDLILAFVYGFGVHYLIAQAGEVGIVPSQALLLEGAGPPSLWPEFWKTVGQYGNLELFVSRMHEKVMLTPVAKEFDAAYQKKFGKPPTDYKSRSIYDVILIAADGIKRAGSTDSEKLTKALENSDIVVCSGQVKFGKEKGSYAYHQWQPPMLIVQWQDKKQVVVYPMDAKTGDLKK from the coding sequence TTGGGGGGAGCGACCGCTCCCTGGAACCTTGGACGAAGTCACGAAAGGAGGAGAGGCATGAGCAACTATTTGAAGCTAATGGCGATATTGGTGGCGTTGGCGACGGCTGCCTTGGGGCTTGCCGGAAGCGCCATGGCTGAGGAAACCATCAAGATTGGAGTGGTCGGTCCGCGAACAGGCACAGCGGCAGCGACGGGCGCAGCTTTCGACGAAGGAATCGCTCTCGCCCTGGATAAGATCAACGGATCTGGCGGGGTCCTGGGAAAGAAAGTTGAAGTGGTCTTCGAAGATACAGCCGGCGACCCGGCCAAAGCAGCCAGTGGAATCGAGAAACTCATTACGAAAGACAATGTTGTGATGGTTCTCGGCGAATCCCACAGCTCTGCGGCCCTGGCGGAGATTGAAGTGGCCAACCGCAACAAGACGCCATTCATCATCGCCGAAGCTTGGCACGACGACATCACCAAGAAAAACTACCCGTACGTTTTTCGCGCCGGCCCCTGTAACAGCGGCGTAGTCAACGACGCCATCATGGGGTTTGTCAAGCATTACGGATTCAAGCGAGTCGCCATTTTCGCCGAGAATACCGACTGGGGCAAAGGCATCAAAGACCTGGCCGAAACCGGACTTAAGGCCGCCGGCGTCGAGTTCACCACTATAGATACTGATACCAAGAGTCAGGACCATTACACCGAACTCAACAAGGTCAAGAAGTTCAAGCCCGATCTCATTCTTGCGTTTGTATACGGGTTTGGCGTGCACTATCTCATCGCTCAGGCTGGCGAAGTCGGCATTGTTCCTTCGCAGGCGTTGCTCCTGGAAGGCGCTGGACCACCGTCGCTGTGGCCCGAGTTCTGGAAAACCGTAGGGCAGTATGGCAACCTTGAGCTGTTCGTTTCCCGAATGCACGAAAAAGTCATGCTGACTCCGGTAGCCAAAGAGTTCGACGCAGCGTACCAGAAGAAGTTCGGCAAACCTCCTACGGACTACAAGTCCCGTTCCATCTACGATGTAATCTTGATCGCAGCGGACGGCATCAAGCGCGCGGGGTCCACCGACAGCGAAAAACTCACGAAGGCTCTGGAAAACTCGGACATCGTAGTTTGCTCCGGTCAGGTGAAGTTCGGCAAGGAAAAAGGCAGCTACGCATATCATCAGTGGCAGCCGCCGATGCTTATCGTTCAATGGCAAGACAAGAAGCAGGTTGTGGTCTATCCCATGGATGCGAAGACGGGTGACCTGAAGAAGTAG
- a CDS encoding branched-chain amino acid ABC transporter permease, with the protein MEDLLLYLTNGVFMGSTYALVALGVTLIVGIMGVINFAHGELYVLAGYFSALCSQALGFDPLSSMVVAVVLVFFFGLVIERILIRPTYGQEMYSLIITFILYIILQNAYLVVFGPYPNKPPNWVNGASDILGLFSYSNQRLASFAAAAAVIAVFMVVMRKTWFGRVIRSVAMDREMASLLGVNPERVNMLSFGLGCVLAACAGVILTPVFPVTPTVGVGISLTAFVVMILGGLGSLTGCIVGGLLLGIVENLGVAYISSGYKSLFGFLILILVLFFRPTGLFGQKRL; encoded by the coding sequence TTGGAAGACCTGCTGCTGTATCTTACCAACGGGGTGTTCATGGGGAGCACCTATGCGCTAGTAGCACTGGGCGTAACGTTGATCGTCGGAATTATGGGCGTTATCAACTTCGCTCACGGCGAACTCTATGTGTTGGCCGGATACTTCAGCGCCCTTTGTTCGCAGGCGTTGGGATTCGATCCTCTGAGTTCGATGGTTGTGGCTGTGGTCCTTGTATTTTTTTTCGGGCTGGTGATAGAGCGTATCCTCATACGGCCTACCTACGGCCAGGAAATGTACTCTCTGATCATCACGTTTATTCTGTACATAATTCTTCAGAACGCATATTTGGTGGTTTTCGGTCCTTATCCCAATAAGCCACCCAATTGGGTGAACGGGGCCAGCGACATTTTGGGCTTGTTCTCCTACAGCAATCAACGGCTGGCGTCTTTCGCCGCCGCCGCTGCGGTGATAGCGGTTTTTATGGTGGTAATGCGCAAGACATGGTTTGGGCGAGTGATTCGAAGTGTGGCCATGGACCGCGAAATGGCTTCCCTGTTAGGAGTCAACCCCGAGCGAGTGAATATGCTCTCGTTCGGTTTGGGATGCGTGCTGGCAGCGTGCGCGGGTGTCATACTCACCCCCGTATTTCCCGTCACCCCCACTGTGGGAGTAGGCATCTCTCTGACCGCATTCGTGGTGATGATACTCGGCGGACTGGGTTCGCTGACCGGTTGCATTGTCGGAGGCTTGCTCCTGGGCATAGTAGAGAACCTCGGAGTCGCTTACATATCCAGCGGCTATAAGAGCCTTTTCGGTTTTCTAATTCTGATTCTGGTCCTCTTCTTCCGACCCACGGGTCTGTTCGGTCAGAAGCGACTTTAG